The segment tttaaataaatacagtattttattttatttttttacatatatttctTTTGGGTTGATATTATGATGATGGGTTTTACCCCTTAAACTGTTCAACGTAAAATTTATTTCAGAACAAGCTAAAAGAAGCTAATAGTTCTTCTagaaattaatcagaaaatgtTTCCCCGTACTAAGGCCAGGATGGCTCCTCCGACGGCAGCAGTGAGGGTAATCTTGGTTGTTGGGGCACCGCTGACAGTGATTGGGTTGCAGTTGTCCGTAGAGCAGCAAGTGATGTGGCTTTCGTAAGTAAAACCCATCAGAGTGCCATTAGTGGTTACGTCACAGCCTGTGCTGTTTTCCTTGCAGCCCAGACTTCTGAGGCCCATCGAATCTGGCAACATTGGGAAAGCTTTGGACAAATGGATAACTTAGATTAGTGAAGTCAAAAATTAGTTTGTACCTTGCACCTGCAGTTGTTGAGTTACTTATTTGTAATTTCTGTCTTACTGCAGCCCTAACTTTTTCTTTGTAACCTATTTTTCCAAAGCCTCTAACAACCTGCTTCTCACATCTTACAGAAATAGGACGCACAGGTAAAACAGAGATCTGAGCAAATCCTATTTCACACTGGATTCAAAATGATACTGGGATAGCAGTCATCGACAGTAATAGTGAAATTCTAGCCTTCCAGCCATGTATGCTATATTTAACTAAGCAGTGCTTTTAGGCACAAAACAAGACACTCACCTGATTTCCCAGAGTAACAGACACTAGAGTTGGTACTGCAGGTTTCGTTAACCAGATTCATGCATTTTCCCATCATACCGAAGGAGCACTTGTTGCAGATCAGGGACTCAACTGAAAGAGACACAAGAAACCCCAAGAGTTTTACTCAAAGCTCAAAATGTCCACGGCCGTTGTTTATCCTGGGACATTTAAAGTGCGGAGGTTTGTCCAGTGTCAGTGCTTCAGCCTCATAGCACACTTGAAATATTCCTCATTAATAAACATAAAGTCACCGTGTTGATTTTACAGCTATTTGATCATGCTTTCCCTCACTGCAATCTCttacttaaaaacatttaatctaCTTTTACCTACCTTCTTTAGGCTAGCTAGCAAAACAAATATCAGTCATTTGTCATCTTCAACTATTTCCCATTTGAAAACTTTACTTTAACGCTTTGTCTTGAtgttaaatctgataatttgcTTTTGTCTGACTG is part of the Fundulus heteroclitus isolate FHET01 chromosome 13, MU-UCD_Fhet_4.1, whole genome shotgun sequence genome and harbors:
- the LOC110369012 gene encoding uncharacterized protein LOC110369012, coding for MGKVLFAVVAAFASLSFVESLICNKCSFGMMGKCMNLVNETCSTNSSVCYSGKSAFPMLPDSMGLRSLGCKENSTGCDVTTNGTLMGFTYESHITCCSTDNCNPITVSGAPTTKITLTAAVGGAILALVRGNIF